A genomic region of Prochlorococcus marinus XMU1405 contains the following coding sequences:
- a CDS encoding NAD-dependent DNA ligase: protein MNNLLVRNVKYLDEQYRIGEGIISDDAFKQLEKLFIPVDPEPDYFNQKDNKLLPKLAKENYKEFLESLLTKTRLSIQPKIDGCAIAIRYIDGNFNKAITKKGFDVSSKIKQIKNVPDCIPIKRDFQIRGELYATNQVAGISKRITRKYLNDKKGIGESLRFCCYQILNGRLNQYETLNYLKKCGFSTPDSYFTNHTSEIQIYKKNWLEKKIFVKYPTNGIVIKINSRKLQLLREKSISQNNEWQYAIQK, encoded by the coding sequence ATGAATAATTTACTAGTGAGAAATGTTAAGTATCTAGATGAACAATACAGAATAGGTGAAGGCATAATTTCGGATGATGCATTTAAGCAACTTGAAAAGCTCTTTATTCCTGTTGATCCAGAGCCTGACTACTTTAATCAAAAAGATAATAAACTTTTGCCAAAATTAGCCAAAGAAAACTATAAAGAATTTTTGGAAAGTTTATTAACAAAAACAAGATTAAGCATTCAACCAAAAATTGATGGCTGTGCTATTGCAATTAGATATATAGATGGCAATTTTAATAAAGCTATTACAAAAAAAGGATTTGATGTCTCAAGTAAAATTAAACAAATTAAAAATGTCCCCGATTGTATTCCTATCAAACGAGATTTTCAAATTAGAGGTGAACTATACGCTACAAACCAAGTTGCCGGCATTTCCAAAAGAATTACAAGAAAATACCTCAATGATAAGAAAGGGATTGGAGAAAGTCTCCGCTTTTGCTGTTACCAAATACTTAATGGAAGACTTAATCAATACGAGACCCTTAACTATCTTAAAAAATGTGGCTTCAGCACCCCTGACAGTTACTTCACAAATCATACAAGCGAAATCCAAATATATAAAAAAAATTGGTTAGAGAAAAAAATATTTGTGAAATATCCAACTAATGGGATAGTTATAAAAATAAATAGTAGGAAATTACAGTTACTTAGAGAGAAAAGTATATCTCAAAATAACGAATGGCAATATGCAATCCAAAAATAA
- a CDS encoding oxidoreductase: MTATISRPKISNWETSNIPNLTGKTALITGANSGLGYYTAKALAEKNAHVVIASRSLEKANQTIKKLKGLNPEGLFTPLELDLSDLKNIVEVQSKIFDNFENLDLLINNAGIMHPPKTLSAQGYEIQFAVNHLAHMLLTLKLLPIIEKKEESRIVTVTSGAQFFGKVGWKNLKAENYYNKWESYSNSKLANVMFALELNENLKHKNILSLAAHPGIAKTNLFTAQKPNPGPLETFSLELFSPIFQTAEMGALPQLFAATSPDARGGDHYGPRFNFRGHPKLSPTSPFAMNKKERKNLWEKSLEILNNFL, translated from the coding sequence ATGACTGCCACTATTTCAAGACCTAAAATCTCTAACTGGGAAACATCTAATATTCCAAACCTTACAGGCAAAACAGCACTAATTACCGGTGCGAATAGTGGTCTTGGATACTACACAGCAAAGGCCTTAGCAGAAAAAAATGCTCATGTTGTTATAGCTTCTAGATCACTTGAAAAAGCTAATCAAACTATCAAAAAACTTAAAGGTCTTAATCCTGAAGGATTATTTACACCTTTAGAACTAGATTTGTCAGATTTAAAAAATATTGTTGAAGTTCAGTCCAAAATTTTTGATAATTTTGAAAATTTGGATTTACTAATCAATAATGCAGGCATTATGCATCCGCCTAAAACTCTTAGTGCCCAAGGATATGAAATACAATTTGCAGTTAATCATCTAGCTCACATGCTTTTAACTTTAAAGCTACTTCCAATTATTGAAAAAAAAGAAGAATCTAGAATAGTGACTGTGACTTCAGGAGCACAATTTTTTGGCAAAGTTGGTTGGAAAAATCTGAAAGCCGAGAACTATTACAACAAATGGGAATCTTACTCAAATAGCAAATTGGCAAATGTAATGTTTGCTTTGGAACTAAATGAGAACTTAAAGCACAAAAATATACTTTCTTTAGCTGCTCACCCAGGAATTGCAAAAACAAATCTCTTTACTGCTCAAAAACCTAACCCTGGTCCATTAGAAACATTCTCATTGGAATTATTTAGTCCTATTTTTCAAACTGCTGAGATGGGTGCTTTACCTCAGCTTTTTGCAGCGACTTCACCAGACGCAAGAGGCGGTGATCATTATGGTCCTAGATTTAATTTCAGAGGTCATCCAAAACTATCCCCTACTTCTCCTTTCGCCATGAATAAAAAAGAAAGAAAAAATTTATGGGAAAAAAGCCTCGAAATACTTAATAACTTCTTATAA